The Deltaproteobacteria bacterium sequence TATTGCAACTGCTAACTTCAATAAACTCAGCGGGATGGATGCCATAAGCATTTGTGTCCCCACACCTTTGAGCAAGACAAAAGATCCGGATATGTCGTATATAATTGCGGCAACAGACGCGGTTTCCAGAAATTTGAGAAAAGGGCAGCTTATAGTTCTTGAGAGCACCACATATCCTGGAACAACCGAAGATGTTATCCTCCCTATGCTTGAGGCAAAGGGCTTTAAGGCCGGCAGAGATTTCTATCTTGCATTTTCTCCTGAAAGGGTTGACCCGGGGAACAAAATCTATCAAACAAAGAATACCCCGAAGGTTATAGGAGGCATTACGAAAAATTGCCTTAAACTTGCCGGTCTTCTTTACGGACAGGCGATAGAAAGAATAGTCCCTGTAAGCTCTGCGCGCGCAGCAGAGATGGTGAAGATACTTGAAAATACATTCAGGGCAATAAATATTGGCCTTGCAAATGAGGTTGCAATTATGTGCAATAAGCTGAATATAGACGTCTGGGAAGTAATAGATGCGGCAAGGACAAAACCTTTTGGTTTCATGCCTTTTTATCCTGGGCCTGGACTTGGCGGCCACTGCATACCAATTGACCCATCTTATCTTTCATGGAAGATGAGGACGTTGAACTACAATGCTAAGTTTATTGAACTTGCATCCGAGATAAATTCATCCATGCCGGGGTATGTTGTAGAAAAGGTTGTCAATGCGCTCAATCAAAAAGGAAAGGCATTGAAAGGCGCAAAGATCCTGATAATCGGGGTCGCATATAAAAAGGATGTGGACGATATAAGAGAATCCCCTGCGCTGGATATTATGGAACATTTAATTAAAAAAGGGGCAAAGGTATCTTACAATGACCCTTTAGTAAAAGAATTATCAATTGAATCCGGCAAACTTAAATCATTTAAACTTACACCAAATCTCCTTGCTAAATCTGATTGTGTTGTTATTGTAACAGACCATTCTGTTTATAACTATGCATGGATTGTAAAGCGCTCAAAGGTGGTTGTGGATACCCGTAATGCAGCGAAGGGGATTAAATCGGAAAAGATTGTGAGGTTGTGAAGATAGATTGAATATAGGCCTTATAAGGATGCGCTATACCCCTTACGGCGGGGCAGAGGTTTTTCTCTCCAGATTCATTGATGAACTCATTAAAAACGGGCATACCTGCCATCTGTTTGCTGCAAAGTGGGATGAGGATATAAAAGACGGCGTCATATGGCACAAGGTAAAAACATTCGGTCCTTCGTTCCTGCGTTTGTTGTCGTTTGCTGTAAATGCCTGGTTTGCCGTAAAAAGAACCGCTCCTGATGTTATCGTAAGTTTTGAAAGGACTTTGTATCAGGATATCTACCGCGCAGGAGATGGGTGCCATAAAGAATGGCTGATACAGAGAAGACAAGTCACAAGTCACAAGTCACAAGTCACAAGTCAAATAATATTGCTTCTAAAGCAATTCATTGTATATTTTAATCCGCGGCACCTTACCATCCTTTATCTGGAAAAAAAACTTTTTAAAAGCAAAAAACTAAAATTTGTCGTTGCGAACTCAAACCGCGGCAAAGAGGAGATAATAAGGCATTATAAATTGCCTGAAGATAATATTTGTGTTATATATAACGGGATTGATATTAATGAATTTGACCTTGGTTGCAGAGATAAAATCAGGGCTGCCTATAGGGAAAAACTTAACATAAAAGATGAAATAGCGCTTTTATTTGTGGGTTCTGGTTTTGATAGAAAAGGCCTCTGGTTTCTTATAGAGGCTGTAGGTATTTTAAAAAGAAACGGTTATAACAAGCTGAAACTCATTGTTGCAGGCAAGGGGAAGATTAGAAAATATAAGAATGCGGCGGACAGGCTTGGAATAGGAAAGGATGTGATATTTACAGGTCCCGTGAAAGATGTGCAAGGTTATTACTCTGCAGCGGATATATTTATCCTGCCGTCCATATATGAACCTTTCAGCAATGCCTGCATGGAGGCAATGGCAAGCGGGCTTCCTGTTGTAACATCAAGGATAAACGGGGTATCAGAGATACTCACTGATGGAAAGGATGGGATGATTATAGATGTTCCTGCAAACCCTGAAGAGATTGCGGAGAAGATTAAGCCTTTGCTGGATGAAAGGGCAAGGCAGGCCGTAGGCAGGGAAGCGCGGATGACTGTTGTAAACTACAGCATAGAAAGAAATGTAGAGAGATTTTTAAGGCTTATTGATGAGGTCAGAGGGGGTCTAAAGGGGTGAGGTCTATTTTAAAATATAACAGAGGGGTTGAGATCCTTGGTAATTTTAAAAAAGGGACTGTCCTTGTTATAGGCGATCTGGTAATGGATCATTTCATCTGGGGAAAGGTGAGGCGCATATCGCCGGAGGCCCCTGTCCCTGTTGTAGAGATTAATTCGGAGAGCCTTATGCTGGGCGGCGCCGCAAATGTTGTAAATAATATCCACAGTCTCGGCGGCAGGGTTCTTGTATGCGGCGTTATTGGGAAAGATGACGCCGGTAAAAAGCTCGTCCATGAACTTAAGCAAAAAGGAATACCGTCAGACGGTGTTATTGTTGAAGGCGATAGGCCGACCTCTGTAAAGACGAGGATTATAGCCCATAGCCAGCAGGTA is a genomic window containing:
- a CDS encoding glycosyltransferase family 4 protein, which gives rise to MNIGLIRMRYTPYGGAEVFLSRFIDELIKNGHTCHLFAAKWDEDIKDGVIWHKVKTFGPSFLRLLSFAVNAWFAVKRTAPDVIVSFERTLYQDIYRAGDGCHKEWLIQRRQVTSHKSQVTSQIILLLKQFIVYFNPRHLTILYLEKKLFKSKKLKFVVANSNRGKEEIIRHYKLPEDNICVIYNGIDINEFDLGCRDKIRAAYREKLNIKDEIALLFVGSGFDRKGLWFLIEAVGILKRNGYNKLKLIVAGKGKIRKYKNAADRLGIGKDVIFTGPVKDVQGYYSAADIFILPSIYEPFSNACMEAMASGLPVVTSRINGVSEILTDGKDGMIIDVPANPEEIAEKIKPLLDERARQAVGREARMTVVNYSIERNVERFLRLIDEVRGGLKG
- a CDS encoding nucleotide sugar dehydrogenase — its product is MLEEKIKNKTARIGIIGLGYVGLPLALEFAKAGFRVTGFDVDEVKVRKANRGESYVKDVKSADFAKEIKKERFIATANFNKLSGMDAISICVPTPLSKTKDPDMSYIIAATDAVSRNLRKGQLIVLESTTYPGTTEDVILPMLEAKGFKAGRDFYLAFSPERVDPGNKIYQTKNTPKVIGGITKNCLKLAGLLYGQAIERIVPVSSARAAEMVKILENTFRAINIGLANEVAIMCNKLNIDVWEVIDAARTKPFGFMPFYPGPGLGGHCIPIDPSYLSWKMRTLNYNAKFIELASEINSSMPGYVVEKVVNALNQKGKALKGAKILIIGVAYKKDVDDIRESPALDIMEHLIKKGAKVSYNDPLVKELSIESGKLKSFKLTPNLLAKSDCVVIVTDHSVYNYAWIVKRSKVVVDTRNAAKGIKSEKIVRL